The segment ATTCCAATGGGGATGCTAGTCGCGGAGTGACTGCTTGCTTAACTTGCCACGGTCCAAAAGGTCAGAGCGCTACTGCTACTTGGCCTAAGTTGTCTGCCCAGCATGCGGCTTACACAACTAAGCAATTGAAAAACTTTAAAGATGGTAGCCGTGCAAATCCAGTGATGATGGGTATGGCAGCTACTTTGAATGAGCAAGATATGCAAAATATTGCTGCATTCTTGGTGAAGCAACCTGTTTCACAAGGCGTTGCTCAAAATAAAAACACGATTGAATTAGGCCAAAGCATTTACCGTGGTGGCATTGCCGCAAAAGGTGTTCCAGCTTGTGCGGCTTGTCATAGCCCAAATGGCGCTGGTATTCCTGCTCAGTACCCACGCCTAGGCGGTCAGTGGGCTGATTACACCAACGCACAATTGCTTGCGTTCCGTGACGGTGTTCGTAAGAACAGCAGCCAAATGACAGCGATCGCCACTAAGCTTTCTGATCAAGAAATGAAAGCAGTTTCTGATTACATCGCTGGCTTGCATTAAAAAATATGCAGCACTAAAAACAAAACCCCGCTGATCTGGCGGGGTTTTTATTTATTCATTTGAAATGAATAAAGGCTGAAAAAATTATTTAGGCAAGATACTTTCGCTTGCAAAAAGATCTTGTGTACTTTCACGGGCGCGAATGACATAAGCATTCTTGCCATCCACCATAATCTCTGCAGGCTTGGGGCGTGTGTTGTAGTTTGAAGCCATCACAAACCCATAAGCTCCTGCTGAAAGAAT is part of the Polynucleobacter tropicus genome and harbors:
- a CDS encoding c-type cytochrome, yielding MRQTSQISKFTSLRAGFAALSIFALIGVSGLAIANDAAPAAAAEAKPVVPGKPKVDPAAGEALYSNGDASRGVTACLTCHGPKGQSATATWPKLSAQHAAYTTKQLKNFKDGSRANPVMMGMAATLNEQDMQNIAAFLVKQPVSQGVAQNKNTIELGQSIYRGGIAAKGVPACAACHSPNGAGIPAQYPRLGGQWADYTNAQLLAFRDGVRKNSSQMTAIATKLSDQEMKAVSDYIAGLH